Genomic DNA from Deltaproteobacteria bacterium:
ACTGATAATAAGATCAGCCATTTTAAAGCCACCATTCCCGGAGGCCCTGGTCAGGTTGTCTTACTCGGCCATGCTGACACCGTTTTCAAAAAAGGCACCAGCAAGGAACGCCCCTTCAGTATCCAGGGCGCCCGGGCTTTCGGCCCGGGTGTTATTGACATGAAAGGGGGGCTTGTCCTGGCGCTGGCGACTGTCAACTGGTTGATTGAAAACAAGCTTTCCTTTCCGACCATCGAACTCCTGGTTGTTGGTGACGAAGAGACCAGGACCACGCCTCCGCCATTCATCAAAGAATTGGAAAAGGCGTCAGCCTGCTTTGTGTTGGAGTGCGGCCGGCCCGGCGGCGGTTTTGTCGTATCGCGCAAAGGAGGTGTCTGGGCTACGGTTTCCTGTACAGGTTTTCCTGCTCACGCGGGAACAGAGCCTGACAAGGGGAAAAATGCCATTCTGGCATTGTGCAGGGAAGTGCAGAGAATCTCCAGTCTGGATAGTTTGAGTGATGATTTGACAGTAGGCACCGGGACGATAGCCGGTGGTACGGCGGTGAATGTCGTTCCTGAGTACGCAGAAGCACGTATTGATATTCGGTCGGCAGACGACATGGCCATAGCTGACATGATCAGGCGTATTGGAGAATTCGAGGATCATGAAGGCATATCGCTGAATTTGGTTTGTGATCTGAGATGGCCTGCAATGACGCGTGGCAGGAATGAATCACTTATCACTCTATATGAAAAGGTGGCAGAAGATGCAGGTGCTGCCGTCTTTTCTGTATCAACCGGTGGCATGTCCGATGGCAACTGGTTTGCAAACATGGGCA
This window encodes:
- a CDS encoding M20/M25/M40 family metallo-hydrolase, yielding MTEQKDTAQAVRNCIDDISLRLNDYLDLLAAVVDIDSGEDLPAGILAVEQRIAGALNGEQTRFLWKETDNKISHFKATIPGGPGQVVLLGHADTVFKKGTSKERPFSIQGARAFGPGVIDMKGGLVLALATVNWLIENKLSFPTIELLVVGDEETRTTPPPFIKELEKASACFVLECGRPGGGFVVSRKGGVWATVSCTGFPAHAGTEPDKGKNAILALCREVQRISSLDSLSDDLTVGTGTIAGGTAVNVVPEYAEARIDIRSADDMAIADMIRRIGEFEDHEGISLNLVCDLRWPAMTRGRNESLITLYEKVAEDAGAAVFSVSTGGMSDGNWFANMGIPTLDGLGPIGGLDHGPDEYMEISSFAVRAGLLAGMLMVLESP